AGAGAATTCTTCCTACAAAGCAGTCGCTTGACTTTCCTCCCAGGAGCTCCAAGTTGGGAGTAAGAGAGAATTGAGTCACCCCCTGCACTCTCCCACCTGCCTCCTGTCCTAGAATGAGGAGCGGCCCCGGGAAAGTCCTGGGTTTGGAGTTAATGGCCCTGCGTTCAGAGACTGTCTCCTAGGGAGCTGGCCTAGTGGCTTTCTCCTTCTTagtctccctttcctcctccttcaaaTGTGGAAGCCAAGACAAAGAACCACCCCAGCCTGCCTCTGCCCTAGAGAATGAGCAAAAAGCTGAATTCCTGTGGGAGCCCCTCCAGCCCAGGCTAGTTCCGGAAAAGGCCTACACTCCAGGAAGTGGGCACTCTAGCCCCCAGCCTGCCATTTCAAAGCCTCTGGCCTCCATTCCTCATCTACCTGAACTGAGCTCATCCCCTCCCAGGCAGTGGGGAGAATTCAGACAGCTCACGGAGGGGAAGACATTAGTGTTCCAGGCTCTCTGAGAGCCTGATTATTGGCTAGTGTGTGCCCAGGCCTCGGAGAAGAGGGAAGCCCCGAGAAGACCCCTTGCCCCATCTTCGTCCCTCCCAGAGACCAGATTCCCTCCCTCCGGTCCCGAGAGGTGCTCTGAAGATTCAGCAGGCCCCTCCCCGtctgtttccccccccccctgccctTCTGCCCTTCCCCGTGTGGCTGTTGGCATAGTGTGGATACGAGCAGGTGGCAGGGGGAGGCCTCTGCAGTCACAGCCCTGAGAGTGTGGAATGAGGTCAGTAGGATGGAGCCAATTTAGGACGTGTTACCTGATACTCAAAGGAGGAACATTTTCCCTGGGAAGCACAGCTGATGCTGCAGAAGGAGACACCATCCCCAGCCTCCAGGGAGCCCAGAGGAGCTCCACCAGCCCTAGGCCTCATACCGGACCTGGCTCGGGTCAGAACGAGCTCGAGCTAGGGGAGGGGGACCAAGCTAGGCCGCCTTTGGGCCTTTTTTCATTGGAATGGGAGGAGGCAGGAGGAGGCTGTGGCCACTCTCTAGGCAGCCCGCCACCAGATTTCTTCCAGCTCCCCAACCCTGGCTTTCCCTGGGGATCTCGCCAGACTTTCGGGGCAGAGGGAAGAGGGGGGCGCTCAGAGCAGCACAACAGCCCACCTGTATAATTCACACGGCTGGAACTGGCTTCTTGGACCAAGAGAACCTTCCTGTCAGCCGGTTTGGGCCTTCTTGAATGGTCTAAACCCAGCCTCACAAAGGGATTCCTGGGGAACAACCACCAAGACTGTTCAGAACGCCCCCACCGGCCAAGGGGTCACGCGCAGTCGGCCCCCACTCTGACAGAGGTCAGGATGCCAGGCCCGGCCGGACAGTGGCTGGAACaatagggagaaagggaagggaaggacgtGGCCATCCAAAGTGGAGAAGGCCGAGGCCCGAGGATTGGGCCAGTAAATCCCCGGAGAAAAGACAGCCGGGGGGAGGGCTCTAAGGAAGCCGAGTCGCGGGGCCTGGCAGAATAGGCTGGCACCTACGCTCCGGCCAGGGGGCACGTGCTGAAGCCCATCCCTGAGGGTGGGACAGCCTTGACCTGGGCCAGCTCCAGCCCGGCTTAGGACGCCACAAAGGCTCACTGGAAAATTAAGGAAAGTTCTTGGGACTCCGGGGTGATGGCTGCATCCAGGATGCCTCGCAGCCGAGCACGGCCTTTGTAGCCTAGTCTTTTACGggctgggagagggagaggaggacgTGGGCCTCTATGAAGcgcctactgtgttccaggcactgcgctaagcaagcactttgcaaaccatcctggagggaagggactgttttacagctgaggaaactagaagacagataggcagaaagcagttaagtgactcgcACACAGGCTCGAAGATGCCAGTGATGAGGAGTCCATTCCGTCGTTGCATAGCCCTGGTCCTTAGGAAACTCCTCCTCCTCCCCGTTGAGATCTGCCTCGTGAGCCCCTTAGCTCTGATTCTGCCCACGGAGGCTGGGCATGGTCAGCGGCCCCCCCACGGCCGGACGGCGGCTGCCTGCCTGGGTCCGGCTCCCGCCCGGCTGCAGGAGCGGGCGGTGGGAGGGCCTCCCTCCATCCTGGTGCTCAGCCTTCCAGAACAGCCCTCGCTGCAGTGCAGAACCCCAGCCTGGAATGACGGTCCTCCCTCCTCCCcgcctcctcccccttccccgcTGGCTCAGGTTGGCTCCTGGGAGAAGTCTCCGAGGCCAGCTGGCTGCAGTCTGGGCTGGGGCGGCCTCAGAGGGGCATGGGGCAGGCCACGGGGCGGCGGGCAGCCCCCTTCCTCCCGGAGACGCGTCACCCGGTGCCTGTCTGTTTGCAATAGCCGAGTTCCCGGGGAAGCCGCCCAGCGACCTGCCGTCCGCAGCTCCCGCCcatgctgggggaggggagaagagcaccctgaggagaggagggagagacttAAAGGCTGAGCCCCGGCGATGTGCCAGTCAAACACCTTGCAAGGAGCAGACCTTCACAAGGGGAAATGGTGAGATGCTCTAAAGCTTTGTCTAGCCCTCCTCCCTCTTGCTACAACCTCCACAAAGTTAAAATTCATGTCCGGAGGCCGCGCCCGGGAAGCAGCAGCTGGGCTGGGGAGCAGCAGCCCCCACGGCTGGAAGGGCCCAGGCCCCTGGGCTTGGACGGGGGCACGCCCAGTAGGAGAGCCCGGTTCAGGTACCGTCTGGTTTTCTGcatggggagagaaagggaagcgGGCAGGGCTTGGAGAAGAGAGGCCCTTTGTTTGGCCCAGCCCCCCTTAAAGCTCCTTAGGCGGCCAGCTTCGGCCAGAGCCTGGGAAggacccttccctcccccacccccaccccaccccgggaaagggggaggaggagccCCGGGCTCTTTCTTCCCAGGGCCGAGATGTTGAAAAGGGGATATTTGGAGCAAGTTGCCAAGATGCAGCTCTGCAGGGATTGGTCCGTGATCCTCTgcagtggggggaggagggagtcaGGGATTGTTTCTCCTCCGGAGCCCTGCCTGCCCCGCCAGCCCCTCCGAGCCGGGAGCCCCTCGTCTGCCCCCATCCCTATTTTGCTTGTTAAATCGGCCCCAAACCTTCTGTTGTTCCCCGAATTGGGGACCCCGACCACGCCAAAGGAGGAGGACGCTGGCTGTCCAGTCCAACCCGTCCtctttggcagatgaggaaactgagattcacgGGGAGAGAAAGCTCCAGGCCAGGGTTCTCCCCGAGCAGCTTTGTGGCTCCTTCTTGCCTTGGTGGGCGGCGTACCTCCAGGCCTCCAAAGTTCCCCCTTGCCAGTTTGCCCACCATGGCCTCAGCGATGCCAAGAGCAGAGCCTGGAGGGCATTTTAAGGCTTACACAGACCTTCCTGCCCAAGAGAGGAGGGAGATGGGCAGTGCCAGGCGCTTGTCTCTGGCTTATAACCTCCCCAGGACCCTGGAACTCAGAAATGTGACTAGTGAGGGTCGGGGGGGTCAGACCCAGGGTCCAAGCTTTAGGCCCCAGGACGCACGGCCAGCCCAAGCCCCTACGAGTGCTACCAGATGGCGTTGCCCACCCGCCTCATGCTGGCTGACCTCTCCTCCTGAAGCCTCTCCCAGCACCTGTGGCATGAGCGGGCTGGTGGGGGCACCGAGGACCTGCCCGGTGGGGGAAGGCCAAAGAAATAGGCCCCTGGAGGCCTTGTCCataaggagattacattctaatccTGAGGAGGCAGGGCCAGGAGAGTGAGCGCCCGTGAAATCCCGGGCAAGAGACGGCAGCCACTGGCCAGACTGGTCGGGAGAGCACCGCACGCTGTCCGGATTGGGAGGGGGGCCGCGGGGGCCCCCCGAGTCCGTGGGACACGGCATTCTTGTCCGTCTGTGTTCGAGCCGACTGGCCACAGGCGATTGCTAGCACTCGAGAGGCTGATCCCCTCGTTTGGTGCCTGGGGACCATGAAGCCCAccagggaaatgacttgtctggtTCTAGAGCTCTAGACGGGCAAAGCCTCCAGGCCCCAAGAGGAGCAGGGTCGTCCGCTTTGGGGCAAGAAAGGTAGCCCATTGCCACGGCGAGGCCTCCGACTCCTCCAGGGGCCTCTCCCCGACCCAGGCTCCAGGCCCGTCCCACGTCGGCTCCTCCTTGCTAGGCTGGGCCTCGGTGAGCACCCAGAGTGCTGCGGGCTAGCGTGGAAAGCTCCAGGGCTCCGGGGAGCGTGGCAGAGGGGCACCTCGGCCTGCTGCTCAAGAGAAGGGGCACCGGCACGATTCGGCAAGGACTTACTACCTGGATGTGGAGGAGCTGGGGGGGTCCAAACAGAAGCAGCACCTTCTCTCTGAGGCTCTCTCTGGGCCCGCGAGAAGAGCGGGTTCGGCCTGGCATCCCAGAGGGCACCAAGAGGGCTCCAGGAGCCGCTTGTTTCTGTGGAAcgttcttggagccacaagtcaACGATGCTTGAGGCCAGCAAGGCCGGCAAGTTCTAAGAGGAGGGACCCGACAGCTTCCCCAGAGCTTCACGGGCCAAATGGATGAGGGGCCCCGGCCGAGGGGGcagtttgaacccagggctttctgCCTTCCAAATCCAGCACTGTGCATTACCTCCTGGAGAGATTTACCCGTGAGGTTTGCCTCGGCCGCCTTCCTGCTTCTGCCAACACCGGGCCCTCGCGCTTTGGCCCAGGCGGCCACGTTCTCGGATGGAGGAGGCAGAAGACGGCGTCAGGGGCCGAGCCCTCGGCTGCCCGCAGCTGCCTCCTCAGAGGCCCCCAGAAGCAGGAGGGCCTCGCCGAGGGTCAGAGCACAATAACgacttcctcttttcctctcgtCGCCTCCCGCTCTTGGGCGGCAGGCGCCACGGCAGAGTCTGCCCAGAGCCGAGCTGGTTCAAGCCGTCCCTGGCGCCCTCCAGGACAGCCGTTTCTGCCGACCACATCCCACCCGCTGGGCTGCCCCCCAGCCTCTCCTAACGGAGCCGACAGGCAAGAGCCGGGGTGGGGGAGCCCCAGGCATGGAGGGTGTAGCTGGCAGGAGGTTGGCAGGCTCAGCGCCCCGTGAGTGGCCTTCCCTCATGTCCCTGTATGTGATCCCACAGGTTGCAATTCCCCCAGCTGGCCCTGAGGCGAAGGTTGGGCCAGCTCAGCTGCATGTCTGGGCCTGCTCTGAAACTCCGCTCCTGGCCTCTGACCATTCTCTATTACCTTCTGCCTTTCGGCGCCCTTAAGCCTCTGAGCAGAGTAGGATGGAGGCCCGTGAGCCGGGTAAGTGTGCGCAGGGGGGCGGGACTCGCGGCCAGAGGGGCCGCCTCGTGCCCCACCTCACCCATTTCTGCTCTTTCCCTCGCCCTGCCCACGCCTGAGGTCCCACAGAGTGCAGGGACCGGAAAGCCAGCTCCTTGTGGGCCTGCCCGGGGCCGCAACCCAGGAAGGGCTCCTCCTGGAGAGGGCACGTGGAGGCCGGCAGCGCGCTAAGGCGAGGGCCGTCCTAGGGGACCGTCCCCCCGTTCAGGGCCCCTTTAAAGTGCTTAACGTTAGAGCCAAATTGCCTCTGAGGCCTCTGGGAGTGACGACAGTGACAGCCGGGGAAGAGCGGGGGAGCGGCAGCGTCGAGGGCGGGGGCGGCGCCACTCTTCAAGGCAGCGGGGAGGAGGCCCAGGTGGGCTCCGCAGATCTCACCCGTcactcttggttctgcttcttgcCTCCGGCCCAGGGTGGGGGGCACAGCTGTGGGGGCCGGGCAGCGCCTCCCGCTTCCAGGGCATGGTGGTGAAGAGTCCAGCTTCTGTGTGTGCTAGAGGGGGCAGGGACCCCCCTGCCCGTGCCCCTCTACGGGGCAGAAGGAGGCCACATTCAGGCCGTGTCGGTCCTTGGGCTCAGGCCTCGCTCACGTGCTTCGCCCTCTGCCCTTCCCGGCCTCGGGAGCACTAGTCTGACCCCTCAGAGAACCCAGGAGGAAGTGGAGGCCCAGAGGACGGCGGAATTCTAGGCCTTGAACCCTAATCTTTGCCCTCCTCTCAGACTCGCCCACATCTTCTGGGGGCTCCCGCTGCATTTTTCCTCTCTGGCCCCGAGAAGTCAAGAAGTCGCTCTCTGCCAGGGCGGGGGGCACGTGTTTATCCTTGTCAAAGCAAACCTCTGGAGATGCCACTCCGTGCCCAGATCTCACCCAGGCAGGGAGGACTCTCAGGCCAGTCTCAGGGCCGTTACTATCCACATCACAAAACTCGGGGAGCCACGTGGGAGCGGCTCCGGGCTACAAAGGCTGCCAGGCAGCCAGTGCCATCCCTACCCCATCCCTCCAGCCAGACGAAGCCTGCAGAAACATCAGACTGAAATGTCCCGGGGTGGTGCCAGCGGGGGGGCACGCCGGGCTCTAACCCCTgacctccctcccccctcccctgccaTCCACCCATGTGATTGCAGGTCGCCCTCTACAAGTCTGTGCCCACACGGCTGCTGTCCCGAGCCTGGGGGCGGCTAAACCAGGTGGAGCTGCCCACCTGGCTGCGGAAGCCCGTGTACAGCCTCTACATCTGGACCTTCGGGGTGAACATGAAGGAGGCCGCCGTGGAGGACCTCGACCACTACAGGAACCTGAGCGAGTTCTTCAGCCGGAAGCTGAAGCCGCAGGCCCGGCCCGTTTGTGGCCTGCACAGCGTGGTGAGGCCGGAGGGCGGCCGGGGCGCTCGGCATGGTGGGTGGGCGAGGGCTTGTGGGGCCGGGCCCAAGTGGCCAGAGAACAAGTCTAGGCCCagaggaagaagctgaggctCCAAGACGGCAGAGGCCCAGCCTACGGCCATCATTTGGGCCCAGGGCTCTGGCCACGGAGAAGGCCCAATCCAGCAGGTCTCTAGAGCCCTGCGGGGTGACCCTTTCTGCTGGGCAGAGCCCTGGTCACAGCCTGGCCCTCCCGTGTGTCCCCAGATCAGCCCGTCTGATGGCAAGATCCTGAACTTCGGTCAAGTGCAGAACTGTGAGGTGGAGCAGGTGAAGGGGGTCACCTACTCCCTGGAGTCCTTCCTGGGCCCGCGCACCCCTGGGGATGAGCTACCCTTTGGCAGCCAGGAGCCGGCGAGAGAGGCGGGACAGGGAGAGCCTGCAGGAGCAGCCCAGGGTGAGTGACCAGCCCTCTGACCCCTCTGGTGGTCATCTGCccctgctgggggctcagccggGCCTCGAGCCTCCCTGGAGCTGCTCAGGCGCTTTGCCTCCATCTGCCTCGtctcttcagctgtaaaatgggggtagtgTTAGCTCCCAGGCTCACTGATCCGCGCAGATGCTCGTGAAGCGCTCAGCACAGGACATGAGTG
This sequence is a window from Monodelphis domestica isolate mMonDom1 chromosome 3, mMonDom1.pri, whole genome shotgun sequence. Protein-coding genes within it:
- the PISD gene encoding phosphatidylserine decarboxylase proenzyme, mitochondrial isoform X1; translated protein: MGAEFPGKPPSDLPSAAPAHAGGGEKSTLRRGGRDLKAEPRRCASQTPCKEQTFTRGNGATAESAQSRAGSSRPWRPPGQPFLPTTSHPLGCPPASPNGADRLQFPQLALRRRLGQLSCMSGPALKLRSWPLTILYYLLPFGALKPLSRVGWRPVSRVALYKSVPTRLLSRAWGRLNQVELPTWLRKPVYSLYIWTFGVNMKEAAVEDLDHYRNLSEFFSRKLKPQARPVCGLHSVISPSDGKILNFGQVQNCEVEQVKGVTYSLESFLGPRTPGDELPFGSQEPAREAGQGEPAGAAQAPAHCSFQNQLVTKEGNELYHCVIYLAPGDYHCFHSPTDWRVAHRRHFPGSLMSVNPGIARWIKELFCHNERVVLTGDWKHGFFSLTAVGATNVGSIRIYFDRELHTNSPMYSKGSYNDFSYISHSNKEGIPMRKGEHLGEFNLGSTIVLIFEAPKDFNFHLKPGQKIRFGEALGSL
- the PISD gene encoding phosphatidylserine decarboxylase proenzyme, mitochondrial isoform X5, with the translated sequence MCQSNTLQGADLHKGKWLQFPQLALRRRLGQLSCMSGPALKLRSWPLTILYYLLPFGALKPLSRVGWRPVSRVALYKSVPTRLLSRAWGRLNQVELPTWLRKPVYSLYIWTFGVNMKEAAVEDLDHYRNLSEFFSRKLKPQARPVCGLHSVISPSDGKILNFGQVQNCEVEQVKGVTYSLESFLGPRTPGDELPFGSQEPAREAGQGEPAGAAQAPAHCSFQNQLVTKEGNELYHCVIYLAPGDYHCFHSPTDWRVAHRRHFPGSLMSVNPGIARWIKELFCHNERVVLTGDWKHGFFSLTAVGATNVGSIRIYFDRELHTNSPMYSKGSYNDFSYISHSNKEGIPMRKGEHLGEFNLGSTIVLIFEAPKDFNFHLKPGQKIRFGEALGSL
- the PISD gene encoding phosphatidylserine decarboxylase proenzyme, mitochondrial isoform X4, whose amino-acid sequence is MVRCSKALSSPPPSCYNLHKVKIHVRRPRPGSSSWAGEQQPPRLEGPRPLGLDGGTPSRRARFRLQFPQLALRRRLGQLSCMSGPALKLRSWPLTILYYLLPFGALKPLSRVGWRPVSRVALYKSVPTRLLSRAWGRLNQVELPTWLRKPVYSLYIWTFGVNMKEAAVEDLDHYRNLSEFFSRKLKPQARPVCGLHSVISPSDGKILNFGQVQNCEVEQVKGVTYSLESFLGPRTPGDELPFGSQEPAREAGQGEPAGAAQAPAHCSFQNQLVTKEGNELYHCVIYLAPGDYHCFHSPTDWRVAHRRHFPGSLMSVNPGIARWIKELFCHNERVVLTGDWKHGFFSLTAVGATNVGSIRIYFDRELHTNSPMYSKGSYNDFSYISHSNKEGIPMRKGEHLGEFNLGSTIVLIFEAPKDFNFHLKPGQKIRFGEALGSL
- the PISD gene encoding phosphatidylserine decarboxylase proenzyme, mitochondrial isoform X2, which codes for MSGGRAREAAAGLGSSSPHGWKGPGPWAWTGARPVGEPGSGATAESAQSRAGSSRPWRPPGQPFLPTTSHPLGCPPASPNGADRLQFPQLALRRRLGQLSCMSGPALKLRSWPLTILYYLLPFGALKPLSRVGWRPVSRVALYKSVPTRLLSRAWGRLNQVELPTWLRKPVYSLYIWTFGVNMKEAAVEDLDHYRNLSEFFSRKLKPQARPVCGLHSVISPSDGKILNFGQVQNCEVEQVKGVTYSLESFLGPRTPGDELPFGSQEPAREAGQGEPAGAAQAPAHCSFQNQLVTKEGNELYHCVIYLAPGDYHCFHSPTDWRVAHRRHFPGSLMSVNPGIARWIKELFCHNERVVLTGDWKHGFFSLTAVGATNVGSIRIYFDRELHTNSPMYSKGSYNDFSYISHSNKEGIPMRKGEHLGEFNLGSTIVLIFEAPKDFNFHLKPGQKIRFGEALGSL